One genomic region from Capra hircus breed San Clemente chromosome 18, ASM170441v1, whole genome shotgun sequence encodes:
- the AARS gene encoding alanine--tRNA ligase, cytoplasmic has translation MDSTLTAGEIRQRFIDFFKRNEHTYVHSSATIPLDDPTLLFANAGMNQFKPIFLNTIDPSHPMAKLSRAANTQKCIRAGGKHNDLDDVGKDVYHHTFFEMLGSWSFGDYFKELACKMALELLTQEFGIPVGRLYVTYFGGDEAAGLEPDLECKQIWQNLGLDDSRILPGSMKDNFWEMGDTGPCGPCSEIHYDRVGGRDAAHLVNQDDPNVLEIWNLVFIQYNRETDGILKPLPKKSIDTGMGLERLVSVLQNKMSNYDTDLFVPYFEAIQKGTGARPYTGKVGAEDADGIDMAYRVLADHARTITVALSDGGRPDNTGRGYVLRRILRRAVRYSHEKLNASRGFFATLVDVVVQSLGDAFPELKKDPDMVKDIINEEEVQFLKTLSRGRRILDRKIQSLGDSKTIPGDTAWLLYDTYGFPVDLTALIAEEKGLVVDMDGFDEERKLAQLKSQGKGAGGEDLIMLDIYAIEELREKGLEATDDSPKYSYHSDSSGTYVFESAVATVMALRRDKMFVEEVSMGQECGVVLDKTCFYAEQGGQIYDEGYLVKVDDSSEDKTEFTVKNTQVRGGYVLHIGTLYGSLKVGDQVRLFIDEPRRRPVMSNHTATHILNFALRSVLGEADQRGSLVAPDRLRFDFTAKGAMSTQQIKRAEEIANEMIEAAKPVYTEDCSLAAAKAIQGLRAVFDETYPDPVRVVSIGVPVSELLDDPSGPAGSLTSVEFCGGTHLQNSSHAGVFVIVSEEAIAKGIRRIVAVTGAEAQKALRKAESLKKSLCVMEAKVKAQTAPNKDVQREIADLGEALATAIIPQWQKDEFRENLKSLKKVMDDLDRASKADVQKRVLEKTKQLIDSSPNQPLVILEVESGASAKALNEALKLFKMHSPQTSAMLFTVDNEAGRITCLCQVPQNAANRGLKASEWVQQVSGLMDGKGGGKDVSAQATGKNVGCLQEALQLATSFAQLRLGDVKN, from the exons ATGGACTCAACCCTAACAGCAGGTGAAATCCGGCAGCGTTTTATAGATTTCTTCAAGAGAAATGAACACACCTATGTTCACTCATCTGCCACCATCCCTTTGGACGATCCCACTTTGCTCTTTGCCAACGCAGGCATGAACCAG ttcaaACCCATCTTTCTGAATACTATTGACCCATCTCACCCTATGGCAAAGCTGAGCAGAGCTGCCAACACTCAGAAATGCATCCGGGCTGGCGGCAAACACAATGACCTGGACGACGTAGGCAAGGATGTCTATCATCACACCTTCTTTGAGATGCTGGGCTCCTGGTCCTTTGGAGATTACTTCAAG GAGCTGGCATGTAAGATGGCTCTAGAACTTCTTACCCAAGAGTTTGGCATTCCAGTTGGAAGACTCTACGTTACTTACTTTGGTGGGGACGAAGCAGCTGGCTTAGAACCAGACCTGGAGTGCAAACAGATCTGGCAAAACTTGGG GCTGGATGACAGCAGAATCCTCCCCGGCAGCATGAAGGATAACTTCTGGGAGATGGGTGACACGGGCCCATGTGGTCCCTGCAGTGAGATCCACTATGACCGCGTTGGTGGTCGGGATGCGGCGCACCTCGTCAACCAGGATGACCCCAACGTGCTGGAGATCTGGAACCTTGTGTTCATCCAGTATAACAG GGAAACCGATGGCATTCTGAAACCTCTTCCCAAGAAAAGCATTGACACAGGGATGGGCCTGGAGCGACTGGTGTCCGTGCTGCAGAATAAGATGTCCAACTATGACACTGACCTTTTCGTCCCTTATTTTGAAGCCATCCAGAAG GGCACAGGTGCTCGGCCGTACACAGGGAAAGTGGGTGCGGAGGATGCTGACGGGATTGACATGGCCTACCGAGTGCTGGCTGACCACGCTCGGACCATCACTGTGGCCCTGTCTGATGGCGGCCGACCTGACAATACAGGGCGGGG GTATGTGTTGAGACGGATTCTCCGCCGGGCTGTTCGATACTCTCATGAGAAACTCAACGCCAGCAGGGGTTTCTTTGCTACATTAGTAGACGTTGTTGTCCAGTCTCTG GGAGATGCGTTTCCTGAGCTGAAGAAGGACCCAGATATGGTGAAGGACATAATTAATGAGGAAGAAGTGCAGTTTCTCAAGACGCTCAGCAGAGGGCGTCGTATCCTGGACAGGAAAATtcagagcctgggagacagcaaaaCCATTCCTG GGGATACCGCTTGGCTCCTCTATGACACCTACGGGTTCCCCGTGGATCTCactgcactgattgctgaagagaAGGGGCTGGTGGTGGACATGGATGGCTTTGACGAGGAGAGGAAACTGGCCCAG CTGAAATCACAGGGCAAGGGAGCTGGTGGGGAGGACCTCATTATGCTGGACATTTATGCAATTGAAGAGCTCCGGGAAAAGGGTCTGGAGGCAACGGATGATTCCCCGAAGTACAGTTACCATTCGGACTCCAGTGGGACCTACG TGTTTGAGAGTGCAGTGGCTACAGTGATGGCTCTGCGCCGGGACAAGATGTTCGTGGAAGAAGTGTCCATGGGCCAGGAGTGTGgagtggtgctggacaagacctGTTTCTACGCCGAGCAGGGAGGGCAGATCTACGACGAAGGGTACCTGGTGAAGGTCGACGACAGCAGCGAAGAC AAAACCGAGTTCACAGTGAAGAACACTCAGGTCCGAGGAGGGTATGTGCTGCACATAGGAACACTCTACGGCAGCCTGAAAGTGGGGGACCAGGTCCGGCTGTTTATTGATGAG CCCCGACGAAGGCCTGTCATGAGCAACCACACGGCCACTCACATCCTGAACTTCGCCCTGCGCTCTGTGCTGGGGGAGGCTGACCAGAGAGGCTCCCTAGTTGCGCCTGACCGCCTTCGCTTTGACTTCACTGCCAAGGGAGCCATGTCCACCCAGCAGATCAAGAGGGCTGAGGAGATCGCAAATGAGATGATCGAGGCAGCCAAG CCAGTCTATACTGAGGATTGTTCTCTAGCAGCAGCTAAAGCCATCCAGGGCCTGCGGGCTGTGTTTGATGAGACCTACCCTGACCCTGTGCGAGTCGTCTCCATTGGGGTCCCAGTGTCTGAGCTGCTGGATGACCCCTCCGGTCCTGCTGGCTCGCTCACTTCTGTTGAGTTCTGTGGGGGAAC ACACCTGCAGAATTCAAGTCACGCAGGAGTGTTCGTGATCGTGAGTGAAGAAGCTATTGCCAAGGGCATCCGGAGGATAGTTGCTGTTACAGGGGCTGAAGCCCAGAAG GCCCTCAGGAAAGCGGAGAGCTTGAAGAAATCTCTCTGTGTTATGGAGGCCAAAGTGAAGGCCCAGACCGCGCCGAACAAGGATGTGCAGAGAGAGATCGCGGACCTTGGGGAG GCCCTGGCCACTGCCATCATCCCTCAGTGGCAGAAGGATGAATTCCGAGAGAATCTCAAGTCCCTGAAGAAGGTCATGGATGACCTAGACCGGGCTAGCAAAGCCGATGTGCAGAAGCGG gtgttggagaagacgaaGCAGCTCATCGACAGCAGCCCCAACCAGCCCCTGGTCATCCTGGAGGTGGAGAGCGGCGCCTCGGCCAAG GCTCTGAACGAGGCCTTGAAGCTCTTTAAGATGCACTCCCCCCAGACGTCCGCCATGCTCTTCACAGTGGATAACGAGGCCGGCAGGATCACGTGCTTGTGTCAAGTCCCCCAG AATGCAGCCAACCGGGGCCTGAAGGCCAGCGAGTGGGTGCAGCAGGTGTCAGGCCTGATGGATGGCAAAGGCGGTGGAAAAGACGTGTCTGCTCAGGCCACGGGCAAGAACGTGGGCTGCCTGCAGGAGGCGCTGCAGCTGGCCACCTCCTTTGCCCAGCTGCGCCTGGGAGACGTTAAGAACTGA
- the EXOSC6 gene encoding exosome complex component MTR3: MPGDHRRIRGPEESQPPQLYAADEGEAPAPRDPARLRPVYARAGLLSQAKGSAYLEAGGTKVLCAVSGPRPAEGGERGGGPAGAGGEAPAALRGRLLCDFRRAPFSGRRRRAPPGGGEERELALALQEALEPAVRLGRYPRAQLEVSALLLEDGGSALAAALTAAALALADAGVEMYDLVVGCGLSRAPAPAPAWLLDPTLLEEERAAAGLTVALMPVLNQVAGLLGSGEGGPTESWAEAVRLGLEGCQRLYPVLQQCLVRAARRRGAAAPL; this comes from the coding sequence ATGCCCGGGGACCACCGCCGCATCCGCGGGCCCGAGGAGTCGCAGCCGCCGCAGCTGTACGCGGCCGACGAGGGCGAGGCGCCGGCCCCTCGCGACCCGGCACGGCTGCGGCCGGTGTACGCGCGCGCCGGGCTGCTGAGCCAGGCCAAGGGCTCGGCCTACCTGGAGGCGGGCGGCACCAAGGTGCTGTGCGCCGTGTCGGGCCCGCGCCCGGCCGAGGGCGGTGAGCGCGGCGGCGGCCCAGCCGGGGCGGGCGGCGAGGCCCCCGCGGCGCTGCGCGGCCGCCTGCTCTGCGACTTCCGCCGCGCGCCCTTCTCGGGCCGCCGGCGCCGCGCCCCACCGGGCGGCGGCGAGGAGCGCGAGCTGGCGCTGGCGCTGCAGGAGGCGCTCGAGCCGGCCGTGCGCCTGGGCCGCTACCCGCGCGCGCAGCTGGAGGTGTCGGCGCTGCTGCTGGAGGACGGCGGCTCGGCGCTGGCCGCCGCGCTCACAGCCGCCGCGCTCGCCCTGGCCGACGCGGGCGTCGAGATGTACGACCTGGTGGTGGGCTGCGGCCTGAGCCGCGCGCCGGCGCCCGCGCCCGCCTGGCTGCTGGACCCCACGCTGCTGGAGGAGGAGCGCGCCGCCGCCGGCCTCACCGTGGCGCTCATGCCGGTGCTCAACCAGGTGGCTGGGCTGCTGGGCAGCGGGGAGGGCGGCCCGACCGAGAGCTGGGCGGAGGCCGTGCGCCTGGGGCTCGAGGGCTGCCAGCGCCTCTACCCCGTTCTCCAGCAGTGCTTGGTGCGGGCCGCCCGCCGGAGGGGTGCCGCTGCGCCCCTCTGA